In Calonectris borealis chromosome Z, bCalBor7.hap1.2, whole genome shotgun sequence, a single genomic region encodes these proteins:
- the LOC142075506 gene encoding interferon epsilon-like, with amino-acid sequence MNAFGLIQIGLILLSTTTISSLQCNHLPLQQRKVIENSLQLLDKMGKKFPQQCQREKMSFRFPEQVLKPRQKETVKVVIEEIFQHIFYIFSKNLTLAAWDGTALEQFQNGLYQQIEQLEACVLKKQTHYFRSKEVNRLKLKKYFQKIDCFLKDKQHNLCSWEISRAEMRRCLQLIDKVIRKLNN; translated from the coding sequence ATGAACGCTTTTGGCTTGATACAAATTGGCCTCATACTGTTGAGCACTACCACCATCTCCAGTCTTCAGTGTAATCACCTTCCTTTACAGCAAAGAAAAGTGATCGAGAACAGCCTGCAACTTTTGGACAAAATGGGCAAAAAGTTTCCTCAACAAtgtcaaagagagaaaatgtcCTTCAGATTTCCTGAGCAGGTTCTAAAGCCCAGACAGAAAGAGACTGTCAAAGTGGTCATTGAAGAGATCTTCCAACACATCTTCTATATCTTCAGCAAAAATCTGACTCTAGCTGCTTGGGATGGGACAGCTTTAGAACAATTCCAAAATGGACTTTATCAGCAAATTGAGCAATTAGAGGCATGTGTACTCAAGAAGCAGACCCACTACTTTCGGAGTAAAGAAGTCAACAGGCTGAAACTGAAAAAGTACTTCCAAAAAATAGACTGTTTTCTTAAAGACAAACAACACAACCTGTGCTCCTGGGAGATCAGCCGTGCAGAAATGAGGAGATGTCTTCAATTGATTGATAAAGTCATAAGGAAGCTTAACAACTAA